One genomic segment of Anaeromyxobacter diazotrophicus includes these proteins:
- a CDS encoding NAD(P)H-dependent amine dehydrogenase family protein: MAEGSKGIPVVVMGLGHIGQAIARAVLEQPELTLVGAVDPAHAGRRLAELAGPGAPNLSVAADARQALARARGGVLLHATGSSFEAVLPQLEAAVQAGLSVVSTCEELAYPWLHHEEQAEALDALCEERQVAVVGVGVNPGFALDRLPAFLAQVTGPVRHVRALRVQDTARRRPALQRRVGAGLDEEAFHAAADRGELGHVGLSESAMLAALGCGFELDEVEEELSPLIAEEDLAAALPVKAGQVAGVHQVARGFVEGTERVRLELVLAAGAEDPRDEVELDARPPVKVRVEGGLPGDEATAWSAVNAALRVSLLQGLVTVLDLPAGR, encoded by the coding sequence GTGGCGGAGGGGTCGAAGGGCATCCCGGTGGTGGTCATGGGCCTCGGGCACATCGGCCAGGCCATCGCGCGCGCGGTGCTCGAGCAACCCGAGCTCACGCTCGTCGGCGCCGTCGACCCCGCCCACGCCGGCCGGCGCCTCGCCGAGCTCGCCGGGCCAGGCGCGCCCAACCTGAGCGTCGCCGCCGACGCTCGCCAGGCGCTCGCGCGCGCCCGCGGCGGCGTCCTCCTGCACGCGACCGGCTCGTCGTTCGAGGCGGTCCTGCCCCAGCTCGAGGCGGCCGTGCAGGCCGGCCTCTCGGTGGTGTCCACCTGCGAGGAGCTCGCCTACCCGTGGCTCCACCACGAAGAGCAGGCCGAGGCGCTCGACGCCCTGTGCGAGGAGCGGCAGGTCGCCGTGGTGGGCGTGGGCGTGAACCCCGGCTTCGCCCTCGACCGCCTCCCCGCCTTCCTGGCCCAGGTGACCGGGCCGGTGCGCCACGTGCGCGCGCTGCGGGTACAGGACACCGCCCGCCGCCGCCCCGCCCTGCAGCGCCGGGTGGGGGCGGGGCTCGACGAGGAGGCGTTCCACGCCGCCGCCGACCGCGGCGAGCTCGGCCACGTGGGGCTCTCCGAGTCCGCGATGCTGGCCGCCCTCGGCTGCGGCTTCGAGCTCGACGAGGTGGAGGAGGAGCTCTCGCCGCTCATCGCCGAGGAGGACCTCGCCGCGGCGCTGCCGGTCAAGGCGGGGCAGGTGGCCGGCGTCCACCAGGTGGCGCGCGGGTTCGTGGAGGGGACGGAGCGCGTCCGGCTCGAGCTCGTCCTCGCCGCCGGGGCCGAGGACCCGCGCGACGAGGTGGAGCTCGACGCCCGGCCGCCGGTGAAGGTGCGCGTCGAAGGCGGGCTCCCGGGCGACGAGGCCACCGCCTGGAGCGCCGTCAACGCCGCCCTCCGCGTGTCGCTCTTGCAGGGGCTCGTCACCGTCCTCGACCTTCCGGCGGGGCGCTAG